In Quercus lobata isolate SW786 chromosome 12, ValleyOak3.0 Primary Assembly, whole genome shotgun sequence, a genomic segment contains:
- the LOC115971502 gene encoding plastidic glucose transporter 4-like, translating into MQTSTFTVKGGIGFGVQKRTRILNGFGESKKPSLGLRMTDRSACCGLRTSSTAMETELTGARVGAYGIFRSSAKPRSVKAQATDGDLENAPFTVPQGKSSGTVLPYVGVACLGAILFGYHLGVVNGALEYLAKDLGIAENTVLQGWVVSALLAGATVGSFTGGALADKFGRTRSFQLDAIPLTIGAFLCVTAQSVQTMIIGRLLAGIGIGVTSAIVPLYISEISPTEIRGTLGSVNQLFICIGILAALVAGLPLAGNPLWWRTMFGIAILPSILLALGMAVSPESPRWLFQQGKIAEAEKSIRTLFGKERVAEVMHDLTTATQGSTEPEAGWFDLFSSRYWKVVSVGAALFLFQQLAGINAVVYYSTSVFRSAGIASDVAASALVGTANVFGTAVASSLMDRQGRKSLLITSFCGMAASMLLLSLSFTWKVLTPYSGTLAVLGTVLYVLSFSLGAGPVPALLLPEIFASRIRAKAVALSLGMHWISNFVIGLYFLSVVTKFGISSVYLGFATVCLLAVLYIAANVVETKGRSLEEIERALNPAI; encoded by the exons atgcagacgTCAACTTTTACAGTCAAAGGAGGTATAGGTTTTGGGGTCCAAAAGCGTACAAGGATTTTGAATGGTTTTGGGGAATCTAAAAAACCAAGTTTGGGATTGAGAATGACCGATAGGAGTGCTTGCTGTGGTCTACGCACCAGTTCGACGGCTATGGAGACTGAGCTCACTGGTGCAAGAGTGGGTGCTTATGGCATTTTCAGGTCCTCGGCCAAGCCCAGATCAGTCAAGGCTCAGGCTACTG ATGGTGATCTTGAGAATGCTCCTTTCACTGTGCCTCAGGGCAAATCTTCTGGGACTGTTTTGCCATACGTTGGTGTTGCTTGTTTGGGAGCCATTTTGTTTGGTTACCATCTCGG GGTGGTAAATGGTGCTCTTGAGTACCTCGCCAAGGATCTTGGGATTGCAGAAAACACTGTATTACAAG GATGGGTTGTTAGTGCACTTCTCGCTGGTGCCACTGTTGGTTCATTTACTGGTGGAGCATTGGCAGACAAGTTCGGTAGAACAAGGAGTTTTCAATTAGATGCCATCCCACTGACAATTGGAGCATTTCTTTG TGTCACAGCCCAGAGTGTACAGACTATGATAATAGGCCGCTTACTTGCTGGCATAGGAATTGGTGTCACATCTGCGATTGTACCACTTTACATATCTGAG ATCTCACCAACTGAAATTCGTGGTACACTTGGATCTGTGAACCAGCTATTTATATGCATTGGGATTCTTGCAGCTTTGGTGGCTGGATTACCTTTGGCAGGAAACCCtctatg GTGGAGGACAATGTTTGGTATTGCAATTTTACCTTCTATTTTATTGGCATTAGGAATGGCAGTTTCTCCAGAAAGTCCTCGGTGGCTTTTTCAG CAAGGAAAAATTGCTGAAGCTGAAAAGTCTATAAGAACTCTATTTGGAAAGGAAAGAGTTGCTGAGGTTATGCATGATTTAACAACAGCAACTCAAGGTTCTACAGAACCTGAAGCAGGATGGTTTGATCTGTTTAGTAGCCGCTATTGGAAAG TTGTTAGTGTAGGTGCAGCACTTTTCTTGTTCCAACAATTGGCTGGGATAAATGCTGTGGTATATTATTCTACCTCTGTGTTTCGGAGTGCTGGGATTGCCTCTGATGTTGCAGCAAGTGCTCTTGTTGGGACGGCAAATGTCTTTG GCACAGCTGTTGCATCCTCCTTGATGGATAGGCAGGGAAGGAAAAGTCTTCTCATCACAAGCTTTTGTGGAATG GCTGCTTCAATGTTGTTGCTTTCTCTGTCCTTTACTTGGAAGGTCCTGACGCCATACTCTGGCACTCTTGCTGTTCTTGGGACTGTTCT CTATGTATTGTCCTTTTCACTTGGTGCGGGTCCTGTGCCTGCCCTTCTTCTACCAGAGATATTTGCCTCTAGAATCAGAGCAAAAGCAGTTGCTTTGTCATTAGGCATGCATTGG ATTTCCAACTTCGTCATTGGCCTTTATTTCCTGAGTGTTGTGACCAAGTTTGGAATCAGCTCAGTGTATTTGGGATTTGCAACTGTCTGTCTTCTTGCTGTCCTGTACATAGCTGCTAATGTTGTGGAAACAAAGGGGAGATCTTTGGAGGAAATAGAGCGTGCTCTCAACCCTGCGATTTGA